In Endomicrobiales bacterium, one DNA window encodes the following:
- a CDS encoding zf-HC2 domain-containing protein, translated as MNCKKIKELLLTDYADGCIKANDSADLNEHLLACAQCNAYKEKLFSNVINPLRVQARVQVPSYLQAKVRSAVYVESSKRHSVFSVFSFLRGWRGVASMCGLFMIALILMYTPNKKVENISDEHINYLTETIYGESLQANTSESLNFGTAVETYLL; from the coding sequence ATGAATTGTAAAAAAATTAAAGAACTTCTACTAACCGATTATGCGGATGGGTGCATCAAGGCAAATGATTCAGCTGATTTAAACGAACATCTCTTAGCTTGTGCGCAGTGTAATGCGTATAAGGAGAAGTTGTTTTCAAATGTTATTAACCCATTGAGGGTGCAAGCGCGCGTGCAAGTGCCATCTTATTTGCAGGCAAAGGTTCGCAGTGCGGTATATGTTGAAAGTTCTAAGCGGCATAGCGTGTTTTCTGTTTTTAGTTTCTTGCGCGGCTGGAGAGGTGTTGCCTCAATGTGTGGTTTGTTTATGATTGCTTTGATTTTAATGTACACACCAAATAAAAAAGTAGAAAACATTTCTGACGAGCATATTAATTATCTAACTGAAACTATTTACGGAGAAAGTTTACAAGCAAATACCTCTGAGAGTTTAAACTTTGGAACAGCGGTAGAAACTTATTTATTGTAG
- a CDS encoding sigma-70 family RNA polymerase sigma factor: protein MSNELSNTSQKQPLSFDELYKEFAGFVYNVALRIAANATDAEELTQEVFITVLKKVHTFSGLSSIKTWLYRVTVNTTLNYLKKKSRGRKKEVELDDTIAQSVVEYRDTPDDEINKSFASQKVNKLLKSLPQEQKVCIVLRELEGLSYEEISKAVGVNINTVRTRIRRAREALMVANSALEE from the coding sequence TTGAGTAACGAACTATCAAACACATCACAAAAACAGCCATTATCTTTTGATGAGCTTTATAAGGAGTTTGCCGGCTTTGTTTACAATGTTGCCCTTAGGATTGCCGCAAACGCAACCGATGCCGAAGAGCTTACGCAAGAGGTTTTTATAACGGTACTTAAAAAAGTGCATACATTTAGCGGTTTATCTTCCATAAAAACCTGGCTTTACAGAGTAACTGTAAACACCACGCTTAATTATTTGAAAAAAAAATCGCGCGGGAGAAAAAAAGAAGTAGAGTTAGACGATACAATTGCTCAAAGTGTTGTAGAGTATAGAGATACACCCGATGACGAAATAAATAAAAGTTTTGCCAGCCAAAAGGTAAATAAATTATTAAAAAGTTTACCGCAAGAGCAAAAGGTGTGCATAGTTTTGCGGGAGCTGGAAGGCCTTAGTTATGAAGAAATATCAAAGGCTGTTGGCGTAAATATAAACACTGTTCGCACGCGCATAAGGCGCGCAAGAGAGGCGCTAATGGTTGCAAACAGCGCTTTGGAGGAATAA
- a CDS encoding zinc ribbon domain-containing protein, translated as MNCNNCGEKIEQGDKFCKNCGQNQIIKTISEESNDDNLLESEEYDNDLDDIKSENELISGNEFQAVAPKKENFLKKVFKGLGTGGLVLGGGFLYISFTILQFLFTAFAGLSMIGLAISLFSKGSIILGLVALFIGTPLAIILANYFFIFLLALSIITLIIFGIIYLFGFNVSFSSVWGGIWLVIKVLALGGMTFFVISSFVQAMKNKDIVSFFKKNWFYILLLFFIFWSFF; from the coding sequence ATGAATTGTAATAATTGTGGCGAAAAAATAGAGCAAGGTGACAAATTCTGCAAAAATTGTGGTCAGAATCAGATTATCAAAACAATTAGTGAAGAAAGCAACGATGATAATTTGTTAGAAAGCGAAGAGTATGATAATGATTTAGATGATATTAAAAGCGAAAACGAATTGATTTCAGGTAACGAGTTTCAAGCGGTAGCACCAAAAAAAGAAAATTTCCTTAAGAAAGTTTTTAAGGGATTAGGTACAGGTGGTTTAGTCCTTGGTGGTGGATTTCTCTATATTTCATTTACTATTTTACAATTTTTGTTTACTGCTTTTGCGGGTTTATCAATGATAGGGTTGGCAATTTCATTATTTTCAAAAGGATCAATAATTTTGGGATTGGTTGCTCTATTTATAGGAACCCCTTTAGCAATCATTCTTGCTAATTATTTCTTTATATTTTTATTGGCGCTATCAATTATTACATTGATAATTTTTGGGATTATCTATCTCTTTGGTTTTAATGTTTCTTTTAGCAGTGTATGGGGCGGCATTTGGCTGGTCATAAAGGTACTAGCTTTGGGCGGTATGACTTTCTTCGTGATTAGCTCGTTTGTTCAAGCAATGAAAAATAAAGACATAGTATCTTTTTTCAAAAAAAATTGGTTTTATATTCTTCTCTTATTTTTCATTTTCTGGTCATTTTTTTAG
- a CDS encoding metallopeptidase family protein, translating to MTLKEFQSIITKAIKNLPSEFKEILEKNEISIIPREEVPLSLKEIYKGGTLFGVFIGVPYGRFVNFQLEPTRIELYKNSFESYYSNQDEIEKQIIITVVHEIAHYFGFSEEKIRKLGY from the coding sequence ATGACCCTAAAAGAATTCCAATCCATCATCACTAAAGCTATAAAGAACCTTCCCTCAGAGTTCAAGGAAATCCTTGAGAAAAATGAGATATCCATTATTCCTCGCGAAGAAGTTCCGCTGTCGTTAAAAGAGATATACAAAGGCGGCACGCTATTTGGGGTATTTATTGGAGTGCCTTACGGGCGGTTTGTTAACTTTCAGCTTGAACCGACAAGAATTGAACTTTATAAAAATAGTTTTGAAAGTTATTATTCAAATCAAGATGAAATTGAAAAACAAATAATAATAACCGTTGTTCATGAAATTGCGCATTACTTTGGTTTTAGCGAAGAAAAAATAAGAAAACTTGGGTATTAG
- a CDS encoding TetR/AcrR family transcriptional regulator, translating to MTRPSQNIDKKLIAAGKELIPLMGISGLKIREVTKKAGANLGMFNYHFGTKEKYIEVLMIDVYSKFLSDFKLDSEKGSTSQECLRNTLIGAAHFIRQNRTLIAALFEEILKGNIRIVEFARKNMTKHINILLKLIKQCQKDGYLIKTSIFVIAPILIGAVALPSIAIRVLEKNYQKTVLGTLIPLLKNTAISDKRITERIDYALKGLQGERKK from the coding sequence ATGACCAGGCCATCGCAAAATATAGATAAGAAACTGATTGCCGCAGGCAAGGAGCTCATTCCCCTTATGGGCATCTCCGGCCTTAAAATCAGAGAAGTTACAAAAAAAGCCGGCGCAAACCTTGGTATGTTCAACTATCATTTTGGCACCAAAGAGAAGTACATTGAAGTGCTGATGATTGATGTGTATAGCAAGTTTCTAAGCGACTTTAAACTTGATTCTGAAAAAGGTAGCACTTCGCAGGAATGTCTGCGCAATACTTTGATAGGGGCAGCCCACTTCATACGCCAAAACAGGACGCTCATAGCCGCACTTTTTGAGGAAATTTTAAAAGGCAATATCAGGATAGTTGAGTTCGCCAGAAAAAATATGACAAAACATATAAACATCCTGCTAAAACTTATAAAGCAGTGTCAGAAAGACGGTTATCTGATTAAAACATCCATCTTCGTTATAGCACCAATACTTATAGGCGCCGTAGCACTGCCAAGCATAGCCATCAGGGTGCTTGAAAAGAACTATCAGAAAACAGTCCTCGGCACTTTAATTCCTTTGTTAAAAAATACGGCTATTTCCGACAAAAGAATAACCGAGAGAATAGATTATGCCCTTAAAGGCCTTCAGGGGGAGAGAAAAAAATGA